The Thermotoga maritima MSB8 region TTCCGTGAGAGCGGCTGCTGCCATCATCATCGATCGGTTGATAGGAGAAAATTACGCGAGGAGGGATTGAAGATGGATCATCTTGTGAAAATCATCGAAAAGAAATATGAAAAAAAGGAGATTCCCGATTTCAGACCAGGAGACACCGTGAGGGTGCACGTGAAAGTTATAGAAGGTGACAGAGAAAGAACACAGGTGTTTGAAGGAATCGTCATCGCAAAGAGAGGTTCTGGAATAAACAAAACGTTCACAGTGAGAAGAATAGGCAGCCACGGTGTTGGAGTCGAAAGGATCTTCCCCGTCCACTCCCCAGTTGTTGAGAAGATCGAAGTTGTGAGAAAGGGTAAGGTGAGGAGAGCCAAGCTCTACTACCTCAGGAACGTGAGAGGTAAGATCAGGATCAAGGAGCGCAGAGATTGATGAACTTGAAAAAAGAATCCGTGGAATGGATCAAGGCACTCCTTTATGCACTGGTTGCAGCGACGATCGTGAGACTCTACATATTCGAGACCATGCTGGTTCCGACTGGATCGATGATCCCAACGATACAGATTGGGGATCGGCTCTTCGTCGAAAAGATCACGTACACTGTACGTGAACCGCAGATAGGAGAAATCGTGGTTTTCTGGTCACCGTTCGTGGATGAGAGAGCAAGCCACATGCTCCGACTTTTCGATAAATTCATGGATCTCTTTTCTCCCAGTAAGTTCAGGGGTCATGTAAAGTACGTGAAGCGCCTCGTTGGAAAGGGTGGAGATGTCCTCGAAATAAAGGACGGAAAACTCTACGTGAACGGTGAGGTTCCGGAAGTTTTGAAAGACAGGTACTACGAGCCGGAAGGGATTTTCAAATACGAAGATTTTTACGAATGGCTGTACACAGCGAGCAAGCTGAGAAAAGACAAACAAGCGTACAGAGATTTCATATACGATATCGCAAAGAATTATGGCAGAACAGCGGCAGTTCTTGTTTTCTCCCTCATCGGGGAGGAAGGTCTCAGCTACGGAGAAGCTTTCCTCCCCGGTTTGTTGAACTATTTCGATCCATCCATGGTTTACTACGACGAGAAAACGAAATCCTATTACATCCCAGGAATGATCTACCATGAGTTTTACGAGGAATATTACTCCAAACTCGATCTCAAGAAGTACGTCGGAAAAACAGATGATGGTACGATCAGAATAAGGGTGCCGGAAGGATTTTACTTCCTGATGGGGGACAACACAAAGGAAAGTCTTGACTGCAGATATTTCGGTTTTGTCCCTAAGGACCACATCATAGGATGGCCAATTTTGAGGATCTGGCCCTTTGAAAGATTCGGTCCTATTCAGAAATACTAAGGATGAACAGAATCGAAGAAACAGTAGAGATTTCCACTTCTGGTGACAACCACTACACGTTCTTCACCAACAACGGGTTCTACGGTACTCTCCCCGACCTTTCTTTCCCATCTTCTCTTTCCATCGAGCGTGAAGGAGTAAAGAACGCCCTCAGACACGAAGTATACGTATCCTTCCTTTGAAACAGCCACCGGAGAAGGAGTGGAAGCTGAAATGATTCTTTTCACATTACCGGAAAGGTCGATCGAGTAGATTCCATCTTCCGCGTTCACGAAAACGGTATCTCCGAAAGCTGAAAGTTGTGAATTCAACGAGAGAGGAAGTTTCTTTTTCCAGACCACGTTACCGTTTGTTCTGTTAACGCACAACAACCAGCCTGAGTTACTTCCAGTGATCACATATCTGTCGATGATTATCGGTTTCATCGTTAGAAGATATCCTGTGCGGGTTTTCCATCTCAAGGAACCATTTGAATAGAGAGAGTACAGACTTCTCGAAGTTCCAAAATAGACGACTCCGTTTTCATCGACCGTTACACCGGTTGAAATCCACTCTTCGTCTTTGAATCGCCACACGATGGAAGAATCGTGATCGATGAAGTACACTTCGCCGCTGTCGGTGGCAAGGTAAATACCGTAGGAATTCACTTCAAAAGGCTTTGAAACATCAGCCTCAAGATCGATTTTCCACACCAGCTGACCGTTTTGAGATATGGCGTAGAGGAAGTTGTCCCAGCTCGTTACGTAGATCCTTTCCATGAAAACGCGGGGTGGTGCCGTTATGACGAAACCTGTTCTGTAACTCCAGAGTTTTCCACCGCTCATCGAGATAGCGTGAACGATTCCTTCTACATCCGCCACAACCAGCAGATTTTCAAAAATGACGGGTGAAGATCTCACCTCGGCTTCCAGATTCAGCTGCCAGATCAAATCTCCCGGTGTGTACATCTCACCCTGAGCAAGAACCGGAAAAACCCTTTGAGCTGTTCCGATCTTCTTCAGAGAGAAGACTCCCACTCTGTAGAGGTCGTTACCTTTTGTGAAGAGGATTGAATCCTGGAGTTTTACAACCGATGTGGTGTTTCCACTTGCGATGTACTCCTTGAACGCTCTGGGAGACGTCAATTTTGCCGCGTTCATGGTGATCACTTTGTTTCTGAAAAAGACGATCAGAAAGTCTTCGATCCATTCTAAGTCTTCTGCTTCTTCAAATTTCGAGAAGAAAACGACCTTCGGTGCCAAAACGTTTTCCAAATCCACCAGAAAAATCGTTCCATCGGAAGTTAAAGCGGCGAACGCTTTTTTCTCTTTGTTTACAGAAATCTTGTTTATCTCTGCCTCGGCCTCTATCTTCCAGATCTCTTCACTGTTCTTCGTGAGAGAAACGTATTTTCCATGACTCACCAGCAGGTAGCCTTCGTAGAAATCGACGTCAGAAACGGATTGTTGAAAACTGATCTTGCTGTATTTGAAAGAAACGGGATCCAGAAGTAGAACCTCTTTTTCGCAGATTACCACCAAACGTTCATCGTTCCACTTCAATTTCTTTGCCGGTATTTTCAGCGATCGGATGATTTCTTTGCTCTTCAGATTGTACTCCAGGAGAGCGTTTCCGGTCGCAAAATATGCCGTATCCGAAACCACGACTCCATCGAGAGGAGAGAATGGAAAGACGATCTCCAGGTTCTTCTTCAAGTAATCTCCTTCCACTTCCACGAGGGAGGCGAGGTTTCCCTGGACGACCATGAGTTGCGCTGAGAATAGGTAAGACGCGAGAAGGATGCAAAAGAAGACGATTTTCCTCCACATGTATTTCAACTCCGGCTGTTAAAATATGATCTGGTACAGTAAAAATATAGCACGAATCGAGGTGAAAAGATGAAGCGCGTGGCGGCAGTGATCGAGTACGATGGAAGTAATTTCTTTGGATACCAGGGGCAACCCGATGTCAGAACGGTTCAGGGAGTTATAGAAGACGCTCTTGAGAGGATATTCAAACAGAGAATCTACACCCAGGCAGCGGGAAGAACGGACACCGGTGTTCATGCGAACGGTCAGCTCATCGCTTTCAACTGTCCGAACGATCGAATGACCACCGAGGACATAAGAAACGCCATGAACGCGAATCTTCCGGATGATGTTTATGTGAAAGAGGTTTTCGAAGTTCCTGTGAATTTTCATCCCCGTTTCGATGTGACAAAGAGAATCTATCACTACTTCATTCTGACTTCGAGGCAGAAGAACGTTTTCCTCAGAAAATACGTCTGGTGGTTTCCCTACGAGCTCGATCTCGATGCGATGCGAAAAGCGGTGAAGTATCTGGAAGGTACCCACGACTTCACCTCTTTCAAGACGGGGAGTGATGAAAGAGATCCTGTGCGGACCATATACAGAATCAGAATTTTGAGGTTAAAAAACGATCTTGTTCTCATAAGAGTGGAGGGGAGATCCTTTCTGAGAAGAATGGTTCGAAACATCGTTGCCGCTCTTGTGAAAGTTGGTTTGAAGCAGTGGGAACCTGAGAAGATGAAGGAGGTGCTCGAAGCACGCGACAGGAGCGCGGCGGCTGGTACCGCACCTGCACATGGCTTGTACTTTTACAAAGTGCTGTTTTGATTCTTGCTTTCAATTACAGGA contains the following coding sequences:
- the lepB gene encoding signal peptidase I; translated protein: MNLKKESVEWIKALLYALVAATIVRLYIFETMLVPTGSMIPTIQIGDRLFVEKITYTVREPQIGEIVVFWSPFVDERASHMLRLFDKFMDLFSPSKFRGHVKYVKRLVGKGGDVLEIKDGKLYVNGEVPEVLKDRYYEPEGIFKYEDFYEWLYTASKLRKDKQAYRDFIYDIAKNYGRTAAVLVFSLIGEEGLSYGEAFLPGLLNYFDPSMVYYDEKTKSYYIPGMIYHEFYEEYYSKLDLKKYVGKTDDGTIRIRVPEGFYFLMGDNTKESLDCRYFGFVPKDHIIGWPILRIWPFERFGPIQKY
- the truA gene encoding tRNA pseudouridine(38-40) synthase TruA, producing the protein MKRVAAVIEYDGSNFFGYQGQPDVRTVQGVIEDALERIFKQRIYTQAAGRTDTGVHANGQLIAFNCPNDRMTTEDIRNAMNANLPDDVYVKEVFEVPVNFHPRFDVTKRIYHYFILTSRQKNVFLRKYVWWFPYELDLDAMRKAVKYLEGTHDFTSFKTGSDERDPVRTIYRIRILRLKNDLVLIRVEGRSFLRRMVRNIVAALVKVGLKQWEPEKMKEVLEARDRSAAAGTAPAHGLYFYKVLF
- a CDS encoding PQQ-binding-like beta-propeller repeat protein; translation: MWRKIVFFCILLASYLFSAQLMVVQGNLASLVEVEGDYLKKNLEIVFPFSPLDGVVVSDTAYFATGNALLEYNLKSKEIIRSLKIPAKKLKWNDERLVVICEKEVLLLDPVSFKYSKISFQQSVSDVDFYEGYLLVSHGKYVSLTKNSEEIWKIEAEAEINKISVNKEKKAFAALTSDGTIFLVDLENVLAPKVVFFSKFEEAEDLEWIEDFLIVFFRNKVITMNAAKLTSPRAFKEYIASGNTTSVVKLQDSILFTKGNDLYRVGVFSLKKIGTAQRVFPVLAQGEMYTPGDLIWQLNLEAEVRSSPVIFENLLVVADVEGIVHAISMSGGKLWSYRTGFVITAPPRVFMERIYVTSWDNFLYAISQNGQLVWKIDLEADVSKPFEVNSYGIYLATDSGEVYFIDHDSSIVWRFKDEEWISTGVTVDENGVVYFGTSRSLYSLYSNGSLRWKTRTGYLLTMKPIIIDRYVITGSNSGWLLCVNRTNGNVVWKKKLPLSLNSQLSAFGDTVFVNAEDGIYSIDLSGNVKRIISASTPSPVAVSKEGYVYFVSEGVLYSFTLDGKRRWERKVGESTVEPVVGEERVVVVTRSGNLYCFFDSVHP
- the rplS gene encoding 50S ribosomal protein L19, with translation MDHLVKIIEKKYEKKEIPDFRPGDTVRVHVKVIEGDRERTQVFEGIVIAKRGSGINKTFTVRRIGSHGVGVERIFPVHSPVVEKIEVVRKGKVRRAKLYYLRNVRGKIRIKERRD